Proteins co-encoded in one Streptomyces roseochromogenus subsp. oscitans DS 12.976 genomic window:
- a CDS encoding DUF6350 family protein: MERVNLMTVHRTSLSPLLARMRDREPGLGASFLGGAVAAGLGVASFAALLMVLWVSSPYPDSGPGGALHVAAALWLLAHGVELVRTDTLSGAPMPVGVTPLLLLALPVWRVYRAARDAVDPPDDADGPPPVPASTVWTGVVLGYLGVGAAIALYCSDGELRPSWAGVTVCLPLVAAGAAAAGVWSAYGSPREPVLRVLVVVPGPVRRLVFGADARARLGTAVRATGAAMAVLCGGGALLLGVSLVWHGELARVSFLQLTEGWTGRFAVLMLGMALIPNAAVWAASYALGPGFLLGAGHLVHPFASDPAPLLPPFPLLAAVPDPGAGTLLNWAAGVVPAAAGVTAGWFVARGAMDWAEPGAPVSARWSVLRTAGVVLLTAAVCAAAFALLADLAGGPLGVAALASFGPVWWKAGGAAGVWTAAFAMPVALVVRGWRVWGLRTRNRTEEMEEGEPKAEDAAKATEAGPGTETAKAEGEEAAQGKESAKGGKAEESGKGKATAKGKATAKGGKGKASGKGKDSARPETASGTTGGDEEELYDFLPADDPFPSDLADDLARVSRRPALREPADPHAPTEAPASPTAPAPPPPAALTDPPPETLEPPDTPPH, encoded by the coding sequence ATGGAGCGCGTGAATCTGATGACCGTTCACCGCACATCGCTGTCGCCCCTGCTGGCCCGGATGCGGGACCGCGAGCCCGGACTGGGTGCGAGCTTCCTGGGCGGCGCCGTCGCGGCCGGGCTCGGCGTCGCCTCGTTCGCCGCGCTCTTGATGGTGCTGTGGGTCAGCTCGCCGTACCCTGACAGCGGCCCGGGCGGCGCACTGCACGTCGCCGCCGCGCTGTGGCTGCTGGCGCACGGAGTCGAACTGGTCCGCACCGACACGCTCTCCGGGGCGCCCATGCCGGTGGGTGTGACGCCGTTGCTGCTGCTGGCGCTGCCCGTGTGGCGGGTGTACCGGGCGGCCAGGGACGCGGTGGACCCGCCCGACGACGCCGACGGCCCGCCGCCGGTACCGGCGAGCACGGTGTGGACCGGGGTCGTCCTCGGCTATCTCGGCGTCGGCGCCGCGATCGCGCTGTACTGCTCGGACGGCGAACTGCGGCCGTCGTGGGCCGGGGTGACGGTATGCCTGCCGCTGGTCGCGGCGGGTGCGGCGGCGGCCGGGGTGTGGTCGGCCTACGGCAGTCCGCGCGAGCCGGTGCTCCGGGTGCTGGTGGTGGTGCCGGGGCCGGTGCGGCGGCTGGTGTTCGGCGCGGACGCGCGCGCCCGGCTGGGTACGGCCGTACGGGCCACCGGTGCGGCCATGGCGGTGCTCTGCGGCGGCGGTGCGTTGCTGCTCGGGGTGTCGCTGGTGTGGCACGGCGAGCTGGCGCGGGTGTCCTTCCTGCAGCTGACGGAGGGGTGGACGGGGCGGTTCGCGGTGCTGATGCTTGGTATGGCGCTGATCCCCAACGCGGCGGTGTGGGCCGCCTCCTACGCGCTCGGCCCAGGGTTCCTTCTCGGTGCCGGGCATCTGGTGCACCCGTTCGCCTCCGATCCGGCCCCGCTGCTGCCGCCGTTTCCGCTGCTGGCGGCGGTGCCGGATCCGGGTGCCGGGACGCTGCTGAACTGGGCGGCGGGCGTGGTGCCGGCGGCGGCTGGCGTGACGGCGGGGTGGTTCGTGGCGCGGGGGGCCATGGACTGGGCGGAGCCGGGCGCACCGGTCTCGGCGCGCTGGTCGGTTCTCCGTACCGCCGGGGTGGTGCTGCTGACGGCGGCGGTCTGCGCGGCGGCCTTCGCCCTGCTCGCCGACCTGGCGGGCGGGCCGCTGGGTGTCGCCGCGCTGGCCAGCTTCGGGCCGGTGTGGTGGAAGGCCGGGGGAGCGGCGGGGGTGTGGACGGCGGCGTTCGCGATGCCGGTGGCGCTCGTGGTGCGGGGGTGGCGGGTGTGGGGACTGCGGACGCGGAACCGAACGGAAGAGATGGAAGAGGGGGAACCGAAGGCGGAGGATGCGGCCAAGGCCACGGAAGCGGGTCCGGGCACGGAGACCGCCAAGGCCGAGGGCGAGGAAGCGGCTCAGGGCAAGGAGTCGGCGAAGGGCGGCAAGGCTGAGGAGTCGGGTAAGGGCAAGGCGACGGCCAAGGGCAAGGCGACGGCCAAGGGCGGCAAGGGCAAGGCCTCGGGCAAGGGAAAGGATTCCGCGCGACCGGAGACGGCGTCCGGGACGACCGGTGGCGACGAGGAGGAGCTGTACGACTTCCTCCCGGCCGACGACCCGTTCCCCTCGGACCTGGCCGACGACCTGGCACGCGTCTCCCGTCGGCCGGCTCTACGAGAACCTGCCGACCCGCACGCCCCGACCGAAGCTCCGGCAAGCCCCACCGCTCCGGCGCCGCCCCCTCCAGCCGCTCTCACCGACCCGCCACCAGAAACCCTGGAACCCCCTGACACACCGCCCCACTGA
- a CDS encoding RNA polymerase sigma factor — protein sequence MCRSICVYLLFRTKGCTVTKLTQDQPLTAPQAFDALYSFCAPALVRQTYLLTGRRELAREAVERAFQLAWQRWPEVARDRDPGSWVRAVAYDCALSPWHRFRPRYRHTEPPPADPADRALLDALLQLPPSYRRTLVLYDGVGLDLPETAAETEASTPAAARRLTHAREAVAARLPELTDPGELHRRLLGLASTERLRAAEPEPVRCEGERRSMFWTRAAIAFTGTIVGATTLTLWTAPTHFEAPIAPAQAVEGVPPVGIMGPLLPMGPLPPKEQARRAKVRSTAAGRPDRLAPLAG from the coding sequence ATGTGTCGCTCAATATGTGTTTATCTGCTTTTTCGTACGAAAGGGTGCACAGTGACGAAGCTGACGCAGGATCAGCCCCTGACGGCGCCTCAGGCCTTCGACGCGCTGTACTCATTCTGCGCCCCCGCCCTCGTACGCCAGACCTATCTGCTCACCGGGCGCCGGGAGCTGGCCCGCGAGGCCGTGGAGCGGGCCTTCCAGCTGGCCTGGCAGCGTTGGCCCGAGGTGGCACGGGACCGGGATCCGGGGAGCTGGGTGCGGGCGGTGGCGTACGACTGCGCGCTCTCGCCGTGGCACCGCTTCCGCCCCCGGTACCGGCACACGGAGCCGCCGCCCGCCGACCCGGCCGACCGGGCGCTGCTGGACGCCCTGCTGCAACTGCCGCCGTCGTACCGGCGCACGCTCGTCCTGTACGACGGTGTGGGCCTCGATCTGCCGGAGACGGCAGCGGAGACGGAGGCCAGCACGCCGGCCGCCGCGCGCCGGCTGACCCACGCCCGTGAGGCGGTGGCCGCACGGCTGCCGGAACTGACCGACCCCGGCGAGCTGCACCGCCGGCTGCTCGGACTGGCCTCGACCGAGCGGCTGCGCGCGGCCGAGCCGGAGCCGGTGCGGTGCGAGGGCGAGCGGCGGAGCATGTTTTGGACCCGGGCGGCGATCGCGTTCACGGGGACGATCGTCGGTGCGACGACGCTCACGCTGTGGACGGCGCCGACGCATTTCGAGGCACCGATCGCTCCGGCTCAGGCGGTAGAGGGGGTTCCGCCGGTCGGGATCATGGGGCCACTGCTCCCGATGGGGCCGCTGCCCCCGAAGGAACAGGCGCGGCGGGCGAAGGTGCGGAGCACTGCAGCGGGGAGACCGGATCGATTGGCACCGCTGGCTGGATGA
- the sucD gene encoding succinate--CoA ligase subunit alpha: protein MAIWLNKDSKVIVQGMTGATGMKHTKLMLGDGTNVVGGVNPRKAGTTVEFDGTEVPVFGTVEEAIKATGANVSVIFVPEKFTKDAVVEAIDAEIPLAVVITEGIAVHDTASFWAYAGKKGNKTRIIGPNCPGIITPGQSNVGIIPGDITKPGRIGLVSKSGTLTYQMMYELRDIGFSTAVGIGGDPIIGSTHIDALAAFQDDPETELIVMIGEIGGDAEERAAAFIKENVTKPVVGYVAGFTAPEGKTMGHAGAIVSGSSGTAQAKKEALEAAGVKVGKTPTETAKLAREILGG, encoded by the coding sequence ATGGCTATCTGGCTCAACAAGGACAGCAAGGTCATCGTCCAGGGCATGACGGGTGCCACCGGCATGAAGCACACCAAGCTCATGCTCGGCGACGGCACGAACGTCGTGGGCGGCGTGAACCCGCGCAAGGCGGGCACCACCGTGGAGTTCGACGGCACCGAGGTACCGGTCTTCGGCACCGTCGAGGAGGCCATCAAGGCCACCGGCGCCAACGTCTCCGTCATCTTCGTGCCGGAGAAGTTCACCAAGGACGCGGTCGTCGAGGCCATCGACGCCGAGATCCCGCTGGCCGTCGTCATCACCGAGGGCATCGCCGTGCACGACACGGCTTCCTTCTGGGCGTACGCCGGCAAGAAGGGCAACAAGACCCGCATCATCGGCCCGAACTGCCCCGGCATCATCACCCCGGGCCAGTCGAACGTCGGCATCATCCCGGGCGACATCACCAAGCCGGGCCGCATCGGCCTGGTCTCGAAGTCCGGCACGCTGACGTACCAGATGATGTACGAGCTCCGTGACATCGGCTTCTCGACGGCCGTCGGCATCGGTGGCGACCCGATCATCGGCTCCACCCACATCGACGCCCTGGCCGCGTTCCAGGACGACCCGGAGACCGAGCTCATCGTGATGATCGGTGAGATCGGTGGTGACGCGGAGGAGCGTGCGGCCGCGTTCATCAAGGAGAACGTGACCAAGCCGGTCGTCGGTTACGTCGCGGGCTTCACCGCGCCCGAGGGCAAGACCATGGGCCACGCCGGCGCCATCGTCTCCGGCTCCTCCGGCACCGCACAGGCCAAGAAGGAGGCCCTGGAGGCCGCGGGCGTCAAGGTCGGCAAGACCCCGACCGAGACGGCGAAGCTCGCCCGCGAGATCCTGGGCGGCTGA
- the sucC gene encoding ADP-forming succinate--CoA ligase subunit beta, producing MDLFEYQARDLFAKHDVPVLAGEVIDTPEAAREITERLGGKSVVKAQVKVGGRGKAGGVKLAASADEAVARATDILGMDIKGHTVHKVMIAETAPEILEEYYVSFLLDRANRTFLSIASVEGGVEIEEVAATRPEAVAKTLIDPIDGVDEAKAREIVAAAKFPAEVADKVANVLVKLWDTFIKEDALLVEVNPLAKVASGEVIALDGKVSLDDNAEFRHPDFEELHDKAAANPLEAAAKEKNLNYVKLDGEVGIIGNGAGLVMSTLDVVAYAGENHGGVKPANFLDIGGGASAQVMANGLEIILGDPDVKSVFVNVFGGITACDEVANGIVQALKLLEDRGENVSKPLVVRLDGNNAELGRQILTDANHPLVQRVDTMDGAADKAAELAHAAK from the coding sequence GTGGACCTGTTCGAGTACCAGGCGAGGGACCTCTTCGCCAAGCACGATGTACCGGTGCTGGCCGGTGAAGTCATCGACACGCCTGAGGCGGCGCGCGAGATCACCGAGCGGCTGGGCGGCAAGTCCGTCGTCAAGGCGCAGGTGAAGGTCGGTGGTCGCGGCAAGGCCGGTGGCGTCAAGCTGGCCGCCTCCGCGGACGAGGCCGTCGCCCGCGCGACGGACATCCTCGGCATGGACATCAAGGGCCACACGGTCCACAAGGTCATGATCGCCGAGACCGCTCCGGAGATCCTCGAGGAGTACTACGTCTCCTTCCTCCTCGACCGTGCCAACCGCACCTTCCTCTCCATCGCCTCCGTCGAGGGCGGCGTGGAGATCGAGGAGGTGGCGGCCACCCGCCCCGAGGCCGTCGCCAAGACCCTGATCGACCCGATCGACGGTGTGGACGAGGCCAAGGCCCGCGAGATCGTCGCGGCCGCCAAGTTCCCGGCCGAGGTCGCGGACAAGGTCGCGAACGTCCTCGTCAAGCTGTGGGACACCTTCATCAAGGAGGACGCCCTCCTGGTCGAGGTCAACCCGCTGGCGAAGGTCGCCTCCGGCGAGGTCATCGCCCTCGACGGCAAGGTGTCGCTGGACGACAACGCCGAGTTCCGTCACCCCGACTTCGAGGAGCTCCACGACAAGGCCGCGGCCAACCCGCTCGAGGCCGCCGCCAAGGAGAAGAACCTCAACTACGTCAAGCTCGACGGCGAGGTCGGCATCATCGGCAACGGCGCCGGTCTCGTCATGAGCACCCTGGACGTCGTCGCGTACGCCGGTGAGAACCACGGTGGTGTCAAGCCCGCCAACTTCCTGGACATCGGCGGTGGCGCCTCCGCCCAGGTCATGGCGAACGGCCTGGAGATCATCCTGGGCGACCCGGACGTCAAGTCCGTCTTCGTGAACGTCTTCGGTGGCATCACCGCCTGCGACGAGGTCGCCAACGGCATCGTGCAGGCCCTGAAGCTCCTGGAAGACCGCGGCGAGAACGTCTCCAAGCCGCTCGTCGTCCGCCTCGACGGCAACAACGCCGAGCTGGGCCGACAGATCCTCACGGACGCCAACCACCCGCTGGTGCAGCGCGTCGACACCATGGACGGCGCGGCCGACAAGGCCGCCGAGCTGGCCCACGCCGCCAAGTAA